The following DNA comes from Candidatus Poribacteria bacterium.
CACGCACATACGGCTTAGAAGTGCACGTGTGGAAGATTACGTGGAATTTGGAGGGGACACCGAAAGAATTCATTGAGAAAATGCGGAAAGAGAAGCGAACCCAAGTCTCCAGGACCGGAAAGCCATTGAATTGGCTCTGTCCATCACACCCGAAAAACGTCCAGCTGGAATTAGAGAGCATCTTGGAAATTGCGATGAATTACGATATAGATGGCATCCATCTGGATTATATTCGTTATCCGGGAAGCCACGCCTGTTATTGTGAAGCGTGCCGTAAAAGATTCACGCTTGCGACGCGGCAGCAGATTGACGAATGGCCCAAGGCAGTATTACCTGAAACGGGAGTTTATAGTGATCAGTATATTGAGTGGCGATCGCAGCAAATCACTCGCTTGGTCCGTTTGCTACACAAACGGCTGCGAGCGGCGACCCCTCACATCAAACTTTCTGCAGCCGTCTTTGGTGGTTACCCAGCGTGCGTCACTTCTATCGGGCAGGACTGGATCGCGTGGGCAAAGGCGGGTTACGTCGATTTCGTCTGTCCAATGAATTATACAGAGGATGCGGACTATTTCACAAGGTTATTAGCCAACCAACTCGCCTTGATGCCGAAAGGGGTAGCCATTTATCCCGGTATTGGTGCGACTGCTACTAATTCGCTACTAACGCCAGATGGCGTCGTTGCACAGATTTATCTCGCCCGGAACTTAGGGGCTTCGGGATGGACGATTTTTGACTATTCCCTTGATATTTCTGAGACTGTGTTACCAGCACTCGGAGCGGGTGTCGGAAAATCTAAAGCACAACCGCTGCATTGACAAGCATATTCCCTTCCATTTTTATAGTAGGATCGCTAAACATCTTGGTGCTTGCTTCTCCACACTTAGGGTATGGAAGGACCAGGACCCGGTAGGAGCGGTTTCTAACCGCTCCGGGCATTGAAAAACACTGTTCAAACACCAGATTCTACTTGCACACCATTGATAAATCGTGTAAACTAAATTGAAAGCAAAAATCTTTCGTAATAAGCGGCACATGGATAAAAAGAATCGGTGTGGATTTTCATACGGATGCGCTGCCGCGTGCTTAGTTTTCTAAATACAGATTGTGGAAGGTGCTCCTCTACCGAAAATTAAAGGAGATTTTTTGATTAATGGCGCAAAAACCGAATATTCTATTTTTGATGAGCGATGAACATAGTCCGCACGCTATGGGGTATGAGGGTAATTCTATTGTCCAAACACCGAATCTTGACCGGCTCGCAGCATCCGGCACCTATTTTGAGAGTGCCTACTGCCAAGTCCCGCTCTGCACGCCCTCCCGGATGTGTATGCTCACCGGAAAACACGCGCATCGGTGTTCAGCGTGGAATAATGGGTCTATTTTGTTTCCTGAACATCTCACGATGCCGGCGCATTTTGCACAACACGGTTATGCGACTGCACTCGTTGGAAAGATGCACTTCGGTGGCAAAGAGCAGAACAACGGTTTCCAGTCTCGACCTTACGGCGACTTGCGTGGGTATGCCGGACACCAAACAGATCCGATAAAGACCCCATCTGGGACGCGACAACGTACACGACTCGCTGGCATCACTGAGATTCCGACCAGCATGCTACAAGAACGGGTTATCAATGCGGAAACGCTCGAATACTTAAGGTCCCAGCCATCGGAACAACCGTGGTTCCTACTGGCAAGTTACAGCCGTCCACACTTTCCACTCACAGCCCCCAAACGACTTTTTGATAAGTATTTTCCCGATAATGTGGATATGCCCAATGTGCCGGATGGACACTTGGAACAGACGCACCGTTACGCGAAAGGTTTACGGGACAACTTCAAGACAGACGAAATTCCGCCCGAAGAAGCGCGTAAAGCGCGAGCGGCTTACTACGCCTGTTGCGAATTCCTTGACGAGACCATCGGAGATCTCCTCACACTTTTAGAACGGGACGGTTTACTGGAGAACACCATCATCGTTTATACGACTGATCACGGTGAAATGGCAGGAGAACACGGGCAGTGGTGGAAATCCAGTTACTATGAGGCAGCCGCACGCGTGCCATTAATCGTATCGGACAGACATTTACCGCATCCATACGGAGAACGCGTGACCGCACCTGTCGAGTTAAACGATCTCTTCCCAACGCTATGCGCCAGAGCGGGTATCCCTACCCCCGAAGATTTAGATGGCGCGGACCTGACGAATCTTATGTCGGGGGACACTGAAGGGTGGCGTAACACTGCGATCACTGAATACTGGGCGAACCAGACCACGGGACCGATGCGTATGCTCCGAACGCCTCGCTACAAATATGTTGCCTTCCCTGAAGATGAATCCATTCTCTTTGATTTGGAAACAGACCCGCATGAATTTGAGAATCTCGCAGGTCAAGCAGCGTCCCAGGAATTGGAGGCATCTCTCCATGAACAACTTATGGACGGATTCTCATGGGAGTCTGTTAGGGAACAGATAGATGTAGATAGAGAGCGAAGCCGAGATTTCAAAGAGCCGTGGGGTAAAGGTACCCCGAACCAGTACACACTCCCCGATGGGCGTGTCGTTGATGCGGAAACCTGTCTCTATCGTCCTTCAGTGAGAGAAGAAGGCTCATAGTGCTTTAAGAACAAGGTTTGGAATTAACAATCATCAGAATAGTTTTCGGTTATCGGTTTTCAGTTATCAGTAACAAGAGGATTCCCTTAGACGATACCCTTCTTAACCGACAACTGACAACTGACAACTGACAACTGATAAAGATGTTGCTAAATACGCGTCAAACCCCCGATCTGGACAACGAAAAAATCGGAACGGCACCCCAATCGTTAAAAAACCAAAAAATCCGGTTCCCTGCCATTCTTGTAGGATTGCTTTTGATAGGGGCGATGTGTGCGATCACACCCTACAACAACTATTTCCTACAAAACACGAAGATCGCAGGCAATCATCTCCCTGTTGGTTCAATCTTCGGGGTTCTCATTCTGGTGTTCCTCGTCAATGTGCCGTTGCGTAAGTTGATGCGGAATGGGCGTTTCGCTTTCTCTGCGCTTGAATTAACCGTTGTCTGGATGATGCTGATCGTCGCAGTTGGCATTCCCTCAATGGGGTTATTGCAGTTTCTGCTGCCCTCCCTTGTTGCGCTCCAGTACTTTGCGACGATGGAAAATGATTGGTCAGAAACGCTCCATCCGCACGTCCCAGAATGGCTTGTCGTCACGGAGCCCCACGCGGTAACAGACTTCTATGAAGGGATTGCTCCGGGTGAAAGCGTTCCCTGGATGCTATGGCTCAAGCCGTTGCTTGTCTGGGGTCTTTTCGTGCTGGTCTTCTATTTTACGACGCTCTGTCTTTCCACAATTCTCCGAAAGCAGTGGGTAGAACGCGAAAGGTTTTCGTTCCCCTTAATCCAGATTCCGATACAGCTCGCTGCTGAACCGGCGCGCGGCACGCTCCTCAACACCTTTTTCAAAAACAGGCTCCTTTGGGCAGGGATGATCCTGCCGGTGGTGTTGCACCTTATCAACGGGTTGCACGCCCACTTTCCGAGGGTGCCAGAGATTC
Coding sequences within:
- a CDS encoding sulfatase-like hydrolase/transferase, which gives rise to MAQKPNILFLMSDEHSPHAMGYEGNSIVQTPNLDRLAASGTYFESAYCQVPLCTPSRMCMLTGKHAHRCSAWNNGSILFPEHLTMPAHFAQHGYATALVGKMHFGGKEQNNGFQSRPYGDLRGYAGHQTDPIKTPSGTRQRTRLAGITEIPTSMLQERVINAETLEYLRSQPSEQPWFLLASYSRPHFPLTAPKRLFDKYFPDNVDMPNVPDGHLEQTHRYAKGLRDNFKTDEIPPEEARKARAAYYACCEFLDETIGDLLTLLERDGLLENTIIVYTTDHGEMAGEHGQWWKSSYYEAAARVPLIVSDRHLPHPYGERVTAPVELNDLFPTLCARAGIPTPEDLDGADLTNLMSGDTEGWRNTAITEYWANQTTGPMRMLRTPRYKYVAFPEDESILFDLETDPHEFENLAGQAASQELEASLHEQLMDGFSWESVREQIDVDRERSRDFKEPWGKGTPNQYTLPDGRVVDAETCLYRPSVREEGS